A part of Drosophila bipectinata strain 14024-0381.07 chromosome 3L, DbipHiC1v2, whole genome shotgun sequence genomic DNA contains:
- the LOC108121449 gene encoding acid sphingomyelinase-like phosphodiesterase 3b produces the protein MLLAHLSWLLACFSLAQARIGYFWHISDLHLDTLYSTQGDIYRSCWQLARSVSGVTSNAISEPPGPFGHYNCDSPWSLIESAIKTMKAKQGDNVEFVLWTGDALSHSAQPLSEQKQHEILRNITEMLGRSFSSQFIFPVLGHEDGNGSYRRLGELWRHWLPSEALVTFDLGGYYSIEQTKSRLRIVALNTNFMRMDPDPDPRASLSLRWPAEYFAEPKASVSSNTAQDEVLAEQQWLWLEEVLTKSRDKQETVYIVGHMPPGVDERHLGPQHNQIIFTERNNRRYLEMVRKFAPVIQGQFFGHLHSDTFRLIYDAKGNPISWLMIAPSIVPRKAGIGSSNNPALRLYKFDTGSGQVLDYTQFWLDLPLANRAHEPLWQPEYNLTHYYALPEISAGALHNFAERFTGTDPSWFTRYHRANAVRFQSGTACQGLCMLNHYCAITRLDYDEFRLCLEKEQLPLQSHAPPALTAAGSRTWLLAGLVVFYGLCRRCNNCHNQRI, from the exons GCTACTTTTGGCATATCAGTGACCTGCATTTGGACACCCTCTACTCCACCCAGGGTGACATCTACCGGAGTTGCTGGCAGTTGGCTCGATCCGTGTCGGGAGTCACCTCGAATGCCATTTCCGAGCCGCCCGGCCCTTTCGGCCACTACAACTGCGACAGCCCGTGGAGCCTCATTGAATCCGCCATTAAGACGATGAAGGCCAAGCAGGGCGACAATGTGGAGTTTGTCCTTTGGACCGGCGATGCCCTGTCCCATTCCGCTCAGCCACTTTCGGAGCAGAAACAGCACGAAATTCTGCGGAATATCACCGAAATGCTGGGACGCAGCTTCTCCTCGCAGTTCATATTTCCGGTGTTGGGCCACGAAGACGGCAATGGCAGCTACCGGCGCCTGGGGGAGTTGTGGCGCCACTGGCTGCCATCGGAGGCGCTGGTGACCTTTGATCTGGGCGGCTACTATTCCATCGAGCAGACCAAAAGTCGTCTGCGCATCGTAGCCCTCAATACGAACTTTATGCGAATGGATCCCGATCCAGATCCACGGGCTTCCTTGAGCCTGCGTTGGCCGGCGGAGTACTTTGCGGAACCCAAGGCCTCAGTCAGCTCGAACACCGCCCAGGATGAGGTGCTGGCCGAACAGCAGTGGTTGTGGCTGGAAGAGGTTCTGACCAAGTCCAGGGATAAACAGGAAACG GTCTACATAGTGGGCCACATGCCGCCGGGCGTGGACGAACGCCATCTGGGCCCCCAACACAATCAGATAATCTTCACGGAGCGCAACAATCGCCGCTACCTGGAGATGGTCCGGAAATTTGCTCCCGTCATCCAGGGTCAGTTTTTCGGCCACCTGCACTCGGACACCTTCCGACTGATCTATGATGCCAAAG GCAATCCCATTTCGTGGCTGATGATTGCCCCCTCGATTGTGCCCCGGAAAGCGGGAATCGGCTCGTCCAACAATCCCGCCCTGCGGCTCTACAAGTTCGACACTGGAAGCGGCCAGGTGCTGGACTACACCCAGTTCTGGCTGGATCTGCCGCTGGCCAACCGTGCCCATGAGCCGCTCTGGCAGCCGGAGTACAATCTGACCCACTACTATGCCCTGCCAGAGATCTCTGCCGGGGCGCTGCACAATTTTGCCGAGCGTTTTACGGGCACCGACCCCTCCTGGTTCACCAG ATACCACCGCGCCAATGCCGTGCGATTTCAGTCCGGAACGGCCTGCCAGGGCCTCTGCATGCTCAATCATTACTGCGCCATCACGCGCCTGGACTACGACGAGTTCCGGCTCTGCCTGGAGAAGGAGCAGTTGCCGCTGCAGAGCCACGCCCCCCCAGCCCTTACAGCTGCCGGGTCCCGGACATGGCTGTTGGCCGGGCTGGTGGTTTTTTATGGCCTGTGCAGGCGATGCAACAATTGCCACAACCAGCGAATTTAA